One window from the genome of Streptomyces sp. NBC_00287 encodes:
- the adh gene encoding aldehyde dehydrogenase, whose amino-acid sequence MTRYAAPGTEGAIVSYQARYDHFIGGEYVPPLRGQYFENPSPVNGQPFTEIARGTAEDVERALDAAHAAAPAWGRASVTERSDILLKIADRMEANLEQLAVAESWENGKPVRETLAADIPLAVDHFRYFAGAIRAQEGSLGEIDDDTVAYHFHEPLGVVAQIIPWNFPILMATWKLAPALAAGNAVVLKPAEQTPASIHYWLSLIADLLPPGVINVVNGFGVEAGKPLASSPRVAKVAFTGETTTGRLIMQYASENITPVTLELGGKSPNIFFEDVWRADDDFRDKALEGFTMFALNQGEVCTCPSRALVQRGHYGEFMEAAVARTELIKTGHPLDTDTMIGAQASNDQLEKILSYLDIGRQEGARILTGGERIEHDGELKGGYYVQPTIFEGNNRMRIFQEEIFGPVVSVTSFDDFDDAIKIANDTLYGLGAGVWTRDANTAYRAGRAIQAGRVWTNCYHAYPAHAAFGGYKGSGIGRETHKMMLEHYQQTKNVLVSYSPKKLGFF is encoded by the coding sequence ATGACCCGTTACGCGGCACCCGGGACCGAGGGCGCGATCGTCTCCTACCAGGCGCGCTACGACCACTTCATCGGCGGCGAGTACGTGCCGCCGCTTCGGGGGCAGTACTTCGAGAACCCGTCCCCGGTGAACGGGCAGCCGTTCACCGAGATCGCGCGCGGCACGGCGGAGGACGTGGAGCGGGCCCTGGACGCCGCGCATGCAGCGGCCCCGGCCTGGGGCCGTGCGTCGGTGACCGAGCGCTCCGACATCCTGCTGAAGATCGCCGACCGGATGGAGGCGAACCTGGAGCAACTCGCGGTCGCCGAGAGCTGGGAGAACGGCAAGCCGGTACGCGAGACGCTGGCGGCCGACATCCCCCTTGCCGTCGACCACTTCCGTTACTTCGCGGGCGCGATCCGCGCCCAGGAGGGCTCGCTCGGCGAGATCGACGACGACACGGTGGCGTACCACTTCCACGAGCCGCTCGGGGTCGTCGCGCAGATCATCCCGTGGAACTTCCCGATCCTGATGGCGACCTGGAAGCTCGCTCCGGCGCTGGCGGCGGGCAACGCGGTCGTGCTCAAGCCGGCCGAGCAGACCCCCGCCTCCATCCACTACTGGCTGAGCCTGATCGCCGATCTGCTGCCGCCGGGCGTGATCAATGTGGTGAACGGCTTCGGTGTGGAGGCGGGCAAGCCGCTGGCGTCCAGCCCGCGGGTGGCGAAGGTGGCGTTCACCGGCGAGACCACGACCGGCCGGTTGATCATGCAGTACGCCTCGGAGAACATCACCCCCGTCACCCTCGAACTCGGTGGCAAGTCCCCGAACATCTTCTTCGAGGACGTCTGGCGGGCCGACGACGACTTCCGCGACAAGGCCCTCGAAGGCTTCACGATGTTCGCGCTCAACCAGGGCGAGGTGTGCACCTGCCCCTCACGGGCGCTGGTCCAGCGCGGCCACTACGGCGAGTTCATGGAAGCGGCGGTCGCCCGCACCGAGCTGATCAAGACCGGTCATCCGCTCGACACGGACACGATGATCGGCGCCCAGGCCTCCAACGACCAACTGGAGAAGATCCTCTCCTACCTCGACATCGGCCGGCAGGAAGGCGCCCGGATCCTCACCGGCGGCGAGCGCATCGAGCACGACGGCGAACTCAAGGGCGGCTACTACGTCCAGCCGACGATCTTCGAGGGCAACAACCGGATGCGGATCTTCCAAGAGGAGATCTTCGGCCCGGTCGTCTCGGTGACCTCCTTCGACGACTTCGACGACGCCATCAAGATCGCCAACGACACGCTGTACGGCCTCGGCGCCGGCGTGTGGACCCGCGACGCCAACACGGCGTACCGCGCGGGCCGCGCGATCCAGGCGGGCCGCGTCTGGACGAACTGCTACCACGCCTACCCGGCCCACGCGGCGTTCGGCGGCTACAAGGGCTCGGGGATCGGCCGGGAGACGCACAAGATGATGCTGGAGCACTACCAGCAGACGAAGAACGTTCTTGTTTCATACAGTCCGAAGAAACTTGGGTTCTTCTAG
- a CDS encoding response regulator transcription factor has translation MRIMIADDEAAIRDSLERVLQVEGYDTSTVANGLAVLDGVGGADGDTLDLLILDVMMPRLGGLETCRRLRAAGRDLPVLMLTARDQVSDRVTGLDAGADDYLPKPFATEELLARVRALLRRRTPTDEESQILSFADVRLDPDRFEAWRGGRPLRLTRTEFSLLQVLMSNATRVLTRDALFEAIWGFDMSATANNLQVYVSYLRRKMEAEGEPRLIYTLRGLGYTLRETPP, from the coding sequence GTGCGGATCATGATCGCGGATGATGAAGCGGCCATCCGGGATTCGCTGGAGCGGGTGCTCCAGGTCGAGGGTTACGACACCAGCACCGTCGCCAACGGTCTCGCCGTGCTCGACGGGGTCGGTGGGGCCGACGGTGACACGCTCGATCTGCTGATCCTCGACGTGATGATGCCCCGCCTCGGCGGGTTGGAGACCTGCCGGCGGTTGCGGGCCGCGGGCCGGGATCTGCCGGTGCTGATGCTGACCGCCCGTGACCAGGTCTCCGACCGGGTCACGGGGCTGGACGCGGGCGCCGACGACTACCTGCCCAAGCCGTTCGCCACCGAGGAGTTGCTGGCCCGGGTGCGGGCCCTGCTGCGCCGGCGCACGCCGACCGACGAGGAGTCGCAGATCCTGTCGTTCGCCGATGTCCGGCTCGATCCCGACAGGTTCGAGGCGTGGCGGGGCGGACGGCCGCTGCGCCTGACCCGGACCGAGTTCTCCCTCCTGCAGGTCCTCATGAGCAACGCCACCCGGGTCTTGACCCGCGACGCGCTGTTCGAGGCGATCTGGGGCTTCGACATGAGCGCAACCGCCAACAACCTCCAGGTATACGTGAGCTACCTGCGCCGCAAGATGGAGGCCGAGGGTGAGCCGCGATTGATCTACACACTGCGCGGCCTGGGATACACGTTGCGGGAGACTCCTCCGTGA